The following nucleotide sequence is from Psychroflexus torquis ATCC 700755.
AATCAATTTGAAAAGCAACAGCAGTTCTATGGCGAGGACGGTCCAAAACAAAAAAGTTCTAAGGCCAGAGCTAAACCATAAGAAGTACTCCAAGGCAGAGATAAAAATAAACAACAAGAGACTGATCCCTACAAAAAGCAAGGCACCTTTTATTAAAAGATTACTGTAGAACTTTTTTATAAACCGTTCTAACTTTTTTTCTATGATGTCATAATTCTGCATATCCTGCTTCTAATCCAATATTTGCTGTAAAGGTATTAATTAACCGACTTATTACTAAAGAGTTGTCATTATTTAACTGAATATCAAGACACGTGCTAGGGAGGAACGTTTAATTTATAAAACGGAAGTCTTGATTTTTGAAGTATAGATCTTCATAGTTGATAGGTTTTGTGGGCTGGAAGCTACTAGTGTCTTACTTTTAAGGGCATTAGGGATGACTGCATGTTGAAGTTAATCGTAATAGGAATTTATCCTTTTTTTGACATAAAAAAATGGAGGAGACCAACCATCCTTCCCTCCCTCGACTCAATGTTTTACACACAGAAGCCGAATTAACTGGTTTTGTCAGCACAGTATTAAGCTTTAGCTAATTGGCGAGCCAAATACTTAGTTATTGGAAACTGTCAGTCTATTGAAAAGTAAATATTTTTTATATAGATGTCTTTACCATCAAAATCCTTTTCCCCTCTAAAAAATAAAGGGGCTGTTACGTCACTTAAATTTGCGCTTTGATAGAGTTCAGTTATCGGAATGGAATAGGATATCCATTCCTTTGTAATTGAGTAGCCGCTCTTTTGATTAAAAGTAATCTGATTATTTGTTTGAGTTCCTTCCGCAAAGGATCCTGTTTGAAAACCTATTTGAAAAGAGGATAGGGTGTTTCCCTTTACTTCAAAATTCAATTTCCCCGATTTAAAATTAGAAAGATTTTCTCCTTTTCCTCCGGCTATCTCTAATGCACATCCCCACCATGCTCCAGTTCCAGTTCCAGTTTTAACTTCTATGATTCCATCTTGTGACATTTCAATGCCACATGTTCCCTCCCAAGCATTCAGTTTCAGCTTTTCACTGGGATATGAAATGTCATTTTTACTTTCTGGAACCCAGGTTTCATGAACCACCAAATAACTACGTTCAGTTACACGTTGACCAATTTTTCTATCTTCATTTACAGTAGCGATTTCAAGCAATCCCATTTCACTTTTTAATGGAGGTGAAAGAACATCCTCCATTAATTTGTTTTTATTACCACCATAGGTTTTCGTAATAGGTAAACCGTTTCGGGTCAATCCCTCAAATACGCCTTCGTTTACCATCTCCCACAATGCAAATTTTGCCTCTCCTTTTAGGTTGATTAGTCCAAAATGATTTTCTGACCCTAAAGCACTTCCCTGATCTTTCCATTGCTCATCAAAAGCCTCAAAATAGAAACAAGAGATATCCTCAGTGTTTGTCCAATCTCTCATGTGCTTATAATATAATTTTTCCTTGTATTCGTCTGCAGCTTTAGAACCCGTTGCTCCATAAGAGGAACTAGCACGAGTTGACCAACCTGTTTCACCAATGTGAATAGGTTTATGAATTCCCAGACTTTCCATATAATTGACTGCTGCTTGATATTGAGAAATAGCATAATTCTTTGCTCTACCCATTGCAGCCTCAATCTGTCTCCGTTTAGTTAGATCCTCTTCTTTTTCTGGCACACCCCAAAATATAGGATTGTAATGTGAATCATGAAAAGGATAGGTGTGGAGTGATATAAAATCAACAGCCTCTATCAATGCTTCTAACTCATCCGTCTGATAGCTTTTTGCTCCTCCTCCCCACGATTCGTAGTTATCAGAACTCGTTATCCATATGCCTGTTGAAATTTTTCCACTATCTCGCAATTCTTTGAGGTAATCCACCCATTTGAGAATGATATTTGGGTAGACAAAATAGTTGATGGCCCATTGCACCATCGCCTCATTCCCCACTGCAATGATTTTTACTATTAACCTCGCACTTAAAGATCTTTAATTTTATGCAGCATATTTGATGCTCTCATGTTTAAAATATTTTGCTACCCTTTCGCTATCATTTTGAAGCATTTTCATATGATTCTCTAAATTTTCTTTCATTTTTTCTTGTGTTTTTGGTGCCGGTTTATCCGAGAGTCCATACTTTAAATCGCAATTCAGATATTCATCTGGGTTTCGCTCAGGTGAGTATGATGGCAGGTAAAATAGTTCTATGGTTTCGCCATTTTCTTCCGCCCATTTCTTTACAACTTTACTATGATGGACTCGTAAATTATCAAGGATTAAGAATACTTTGGTTTCTTGCGATTTGATGAGCTGTTCTAAAAATTGAATAAATACATCTGAGTTCATATTTTCTTTATATATCATAAACTGAATTAAACCCTGATTTGTAACTGTAGAAATCATGTTGATTGAAAACCGCTTCGACATATGTTTTTTAACAGGAGTTTTTCCTTTTGGAGCATAGGAACGTCCATGATGATTATTGTTTTTTACACCCGTTTCATCCCCCCAATGAATAGTTGCCTTCTCTTGTTTTGCCTTCTCTTTTATTGCTGGATATTCTTCGTCTAACCATTTTTGAACTTTTTTGGAACATTGTTCATAAGCTCTCTTTTTTGGCTTTTGAGGCGTGAATCCCCAAGCGTTGAGATAATTACCGACAGCTCTTCTTCCGATTGTAATACTAAACTCTCTTGCTATCAAATCCCTTACTGCCCTTGTAGTCCACAAAGCATAATCTAACTTTAGTTGATCGGGCATTACATCAATAATCATTTTTTGGATTGCAGCTTCTTGATCTTTATTGAGTAGTTTTCGATCTTCTGATTTGACTCCTCGTTTTTGATAAGACAAAGATTTATGACCTTCTTTATTGTAAAGCTTCCACCAATCTCTAACAGTATTTACATGAACACCGTAAAACAGAGCTATGTCTTTTTTTTTATCTCCACGTTTTATCATTTTTACAGCATCCCTTCGAATTATACCTCTTTCCTGATCAGAAACACTCCTTAAGTCTATTTTTTCCATCTATAAATATACGAAATATTTAACTATAAATAAAGAACTATTGATTCGAAGTTAATATATCCGGGTATGTCTGGGCCATTTTTACTGCAGCCTCTATCTCTGCCGTATTATTTTCTACATTTCCGGCATTATGATTGGCAGATGCAGACCATGCACCTTCACATTCTATCCAAGTCCCCAACATCACATACATTTCAAAATTTGAATCTTCGTCTTTCAATTGTTTAATAGCCTGCAAGAGATTAGCCGTATGTCCAAATTGTTGAGTGTTGTAAGTCCTTATTAATTTGATTCCCATTGCAGATAATATTTTCATATCCTCTTTTAATTCCTTAATCATTGGAACGGCCTCCCTCGTGTTTTTTCTATATCCTCCGTACGAAAATGCCAAATAATCAGGATTTCCAAGTATATCGGCTGCGGTTATACTAGTTTTATTTTCTTGAGAACATCCAATTAATAAGGAGGCAAACGAGACAAACAGCAGTAGTTTTATGCTAAATTTCATTTCTCAAATTTCTATTTGTAATAATTCCGTTTGATTGTTGCCAACCTAAGTATAACAAAACAAGTTGTGTTATGCCCATTTCCTAACAGAATAAACTTAGTGATTTTTTTATTATCATAAAAGTTTTAAGATTAAAGCATGCTTTAATAAACGGTGAAATCTTGGAGATACTTAATGGCCTCCAATGGCTTTACAATCCCCTTGGATCGGAAGACCAACGGGTTTGCAAAAACCCATTGGTTATCGAGTTGAAAATTCCCATTTTATCTAGATAGGTTAGAAGAAAAACACTACAAAAAAACTCAAAGAATCAGTTTTATGAATCCATGAGCCTAGAGTACTAGTGTTTCAAATTAAAGTAGAAAAGAGTTGTTTTTTACCTTAGTTCTTTGTTAGCCCCCCGTTTTTTTTATTCAGAATTTGAATTAGGTATTTTTCCTAATTGCCACATTAAAATTCCTGCAGTAAGAAACATCCATATCGCATAAGCTCCTATCGGAATACCCATTTCTACATTATTTAAGATAGACGTTGCAATCACAAGGGCTAAGGTCCCGTTTTGTATGCCGCTCTCAATTGTGATTGAAATGGTATTTTTTAAATTTAATTTAAAAAATCTAGCGGTGAGATACCCTAATCCCATAGTCGAGATATTAAGTACTAATGTGACTAGTCCAGCTTCTTTCATTCCATCTATTAATTTATCTGCATTGGCAGCTAATACTGCGATAAAAACTAGGATGAAAATAACGGTTGAGGCCGTGCGAATTGGTTTTTCCATTCGTTTCGCAAAACTGGTTTTGTGTTTGCGAAAGAGCATTCATAATGAAATGGGAATAACCGTTATTCCCATTATTTGTAATAGAGTATCAATTATGGGTAATTTAATTGTAGTCTCTGTATTACTGCCAAAATACTCTAAAGCATAAGATAGAATAAAGGGTATTGTCAAAATACTTACAAGGCTAGCAACAGCGGTTAAAGTGATCGATAATGCAATATTTCCTTTACAAACTTAAGTTATCAAATTACTAGTTGGACCACCAGGGCAACTTGCTAAAATAATTAATCCAATGGCCATTACGGGATTTAGATTAAAAGCTATAGCTAGTGAAAAACCTATAATAGGCAAAAAAATAAGCTGATTGGTAAGACCAATTAAAATGGCTTTGGGATATTTTATTACTCTAGTAAAATCAGTA
It contains:
- a CDS encoding bile acid:sodium symporter family protein — protein: MEKPIRTASTVIFILVFIAVLAANADKLIDGMKEAGLVTLVLNISTMGLGYLTARFFKLNLKNTISITIESGIQNGTLALVIATSILNNVEMGIPIGAYAIWMFLTAGILMWQLGKIPNSNSE
- a CDS encoding glycosyl hydrolase family 17 protein, with translation MGNEAMVQWAINYFVYPNIILKWVDYLKELRDSGKISTGIWITSSDNYESWGGGAKSYQTDELEALIEAVDFISLHTYPFHDSHYNPIFWGVPEKEEDLTKRRQIEAAMGRAKNYAISQYQAAVNYMESLGIHKPIHIGETGWSTRASSSYGATGSKAADEYKEKLYYKHMRDWTNTEDISCFYFEAFDEQWKDQGSALGSENHFGLINLKGEAKFALWEMVNEGVFEGLTRNGLPITKTYGGNKNKLMEDVLSPPLKSEMGLLEIATVNEDRKIGQRVTERSYLVVHETWVPESKNDISYPSEKLKLNAWEGTCGIEMSQDGIIEVKTGTGTGAWWGCALEIAGGKGENLSNFKSGKLNFEVKGNTLSSFQIGFQTGSFAEGTQTNNQITFNQKSGYSITKEWISYSIPITELYQSANLSDVTAPLFFRGEKDFDGKDIYIKNIYFSID
- a CDS encoding IS630 family transposase, with the protein product MEKIDLRSVSDQERGIIRRDAVKMIKRGDKKKDIALFYGVHVNTVRDWWKLYNKEGHKSLSYQKRGVKSEDRKLLNKDQEAAIQKMIIDVMPDQLKLDYALWTTRAVRDLIAREFSITIGRRAVGNYLNAWGFTPQKPKKRAYEQCSKKVQKWLDEEYPAIKEKAKQEKATIHWGDETGVKNNNHHGRSYAPKGKTPVKKHMSKRFSINMISTVTNQGLIQFMIYKENMNSDVFIQFLEQLIKSQETKVFLILDNLRVHHSKVVKKWAEENGETIELFYLPSYSPERNPDEYLNCDLKYGLSDKPAPKTQEKMKENLENHMKMLQNDSERVAKYFKHESIKYAA